A window of Kocuria sp. TGY1127_2 genomic DNA:
CTCTTCGCGGTGCATCCGGCCAGCGGCTTGAGTTGGTCTTACTCGTCCTTGATGACGCATTTGAGAATGAAGAGACCGATTCTGGGTCTGCAGATGCCGGGGATCGCACCAGAGCGTTCGGAGGAGTTCGAACCCGTGTCCGCCGACGAGTTGATTGACAGTTACGTTCGTCGAATCCGCCAAGAGCAGTCCACTGGTCCTTACCACCTCGTCGGATGGTCCTTTGGAGGCCGTCTCGCGCAGGCTATTGCAACCAAACTTCAGAAGGACGGCGACGAGGTGAGAACACTGGCGGTACTGGATGCCTACCCTTCGTCGGATTCCATGGCCAGGCTGACCGACCGAGACGACATGTGGCGCGGCTTCCTGTCGGCCAATGGCATCACGGACCATCTCCCTCGGGAACTGTCAGCTGGCACGGTCCGAGAATGCTTCCGGCAGCACGACCACCCATTCGGTTCGTTGCCCGAGGAAACCATGGAACTTTTGCTCCAACGCTTCCATCGCGCCGCGAGTCTCCTGGACGAGGCGGAGATCGATACCTTCTCGGGAGACATGTTGGTCTTCGAAGCCACGAAGGACGTCCCCGGGGACAGGCCGTCCCCGGATGATTGGGGCCCCTTCGTCACCGGTGAATTACGGATCCGACCCGTTCCGGTTACCCACGGTCAGATGCTCAGTGAGCACGCGCTGCAGGTCATGAGACCGGATTTGGATCTCAACTTGTGTGTCACGGAGCCGTCTTTCTAGTGAACCAACATGCCTCTACCGCCCGGATCTTTTGAGAACGTGCCGATTGCGCACATCGTCGGATCGGGGCCCTGACGCGAAAAACAACCCAAATATTTGAACAGAGGAGCAACAACATGACGAATCCTTTCGATCGCGAGGACTCGAGTTTTCGTGTTCTGGTCAATGATCTCCAGCAGCACTCGCTGTGGCCGGAGTATGCAGAAGTGCCCCACGGATGGGTAGTGGTCTTCGGACCCGCGCCGCGTGCTGACTGCCTGAGTTATGTGGAGAAGAACTGGAAAGACATCACTCCGCAACCGACCTCCCCATTGGGCGAATCATGATTTCCTTACGCCAGGTCACCAAAACGTTCGGCACGTTTCGCGCTCTGGACCGGGTCAGTCTGGAGGTCCCTGCCGGTACGATTCAGGGTCTGCTTGGACCGAACGGCGCTGGTAAAACGACGATCGTGCGAATACTGACCACTTTGTTGGTTCCGAGTTCCGGAGATGCATACATCGATGGCAAGGACGTGAATCGACAGGCGCAAGCGGTACGAGCTCGATTGGGTGTTTCAGGGCAGTACGCAGCTATTGATGAAAAGCTCACTGGCTTCGAGAATCTGCAGTTGGTGGGAGAGCTTTATGGAATGGCGCGACGACAGGCACGTTCGAGGGCCAAAGAACTTCTGGAGCAATTCCGGCTCGATGACGTTCCCACCGGCCAACTGGCGGGGTCCTACTCAGGCGGAATGAAGCGCAGGTTGGACCTGGCCGGGGCCATCGTTGCTCGACCGAGGGTGGTCATCCTGGACGAACCCACTACGGGCCTGGACCCTCGTGGACGTCGCGATACATGGCAGGCTATCTCCGCTCTGGCATTGAGCGGAGCAACTGTGCTGTTGACGACCCAATACCTTGAAGAGGCTGACGTGTTGGCCGATTCCATCGCGGTCATCGACAGCGGTCGGATTGTGGACCAAGGTACCTCTGAAACGCTGAAAGCCAAGGCCGGAGGTCCGAGGATCGACGTCCGGTTCTCCCCTCAGCAAGCTTTTGGTCCGGTCCGGCAAGCCTTCGCCGAGTGCGGCTTGGAGGGTTCATTTGATGAGAAGGCACTCAGCGCCACGGCGCCAGCGCCTCTGGGCACTGAGAGCCTCCGTTCCGTACTCCGTATGCTGGGCAATCGCTGGGTGGACGTCACCGAAGCGGGACTGCGTCAACCCACACTCGACGAAGTATTTCTGCAAATAACGGGCAAGCCCACCGACGCGCAGTCTCCCGCTGACACCCTCGGCGAAGACCCTATTCGAAATGAGGTCCTTTCATGAGTGCTCTCGCAGCGATCCGCGACGGCAAAACGATCGCTCGCAGGAACCTCACGACTCTGAGGAGAACTCCAGGCGCCCTGGTTACCGGCTTCGCGCAGCCGATCATCTTCGTACTGATCCTGGCTTTCGTCTTCGGTGGGGCCCTCGGCGGGAAGGACTACCGGGAGTTCCTGATCGGCGGGATACTCGCTCAAACCTTGACGTTCAACTCCTCGTTCACGGCCGTGTATCTTGCCAAAGATTTGCACCAGGGCATGGTCGATCGCTTCAGGGTCCTGCCGATGTCGAGAATCGGTGTCATCCTGGGTCGAGTCTGGGCAGATTTGATGACCAGCATGGTGTCGATCATGATCATTCTGATATGCGGAACGGCTATCGGCTGGCGTATCAACGGCGATCCCCTGCACATTGCCCTGACCCTGTTTTTGCTGGTTCTGTACACATTCGCTATTTCATGGGTGGGAGCCGTTATTGCGATGACGGCCCGGAGTGTCGAAGTCGCCCAGAGCCTGGGTCTGCTGTGGCTCTTCCCCGTCTGTTTCATATCCGGAGCATTCGTGTCGGCTGATATGCTGCCTGCCTCCTTGCAAGGCTTCGCACAGTGGAATCCCGTGACCGCGGTCGCCACGGCGGCCCGTCATGGGTTCGGAAATGTGCCTCCGGAGAACTTCCAAGTTGCCACCGGCTGGCCCGCCCAGAATTCCATGTTGTATGCGTTTGTGTGTTGTGCCGTAATCATCGCGGTCTTCGCGCCTATTGCCTCGGCACAATATCGCAGCATCAGCCGTCGATGATCACAATCCTGCGGTTCGACTGCGAAAAATTGGCTCGGGGTTCTTATCCCTGGGGCGGCCTGTCCCCCGACGAGCTGGAGGAGGCTGCCTCTGCGGAGGATCGGGAATATGCGGGCCGGCGTCGTGATCCATTGGACCGCTTCCGAACGCTCAGTTCACGGGCATCGCTGCGCCTGCTCGCCGCTCACCTGCGCGGCCAATCCTCACGGGAGGCACCGATCCTGCCCATTGATCGTTCATGCCACCGTTGCGGGGGCCCCCACGGACAACCATCCGTTGCGGGTCTCAGCTTGAGCACATCCAGCTCAGCATCCTCCGTGTTGGTTGGGGCCGACGCTTCGGAAGCCCCTCTGGGCGTGGACGTCGAAGCGGTTCCCCATGACTTGTTTGCCGGCTTCGACGATCACGTGCTGCACCCTACTGAGAGCATGGCCTGCGTGCGAGCAGGTCGGTCGACTGCAGATTCGCAGTCCGCACGCCTACGTAGCCGTTTGGCGGTGTGGGTTGCCAAGGAGGCGGTGCTGAAAGCCGCCGGCATCGGTCTGGAGCATCCCATGAACAGAGTTCTCCTTGAACCTTCGGACAGGACGACGCTCTGGAGGGACAACCAGCTCACAGGCGAACTGATGTGGCAGCTCGTCACCGAGGCTCAGAGCCCGAATGTTCGAGGGCTTTTCGTGTGCCTTCTACCGTCGGCGGGCGGTCCGGTGAGCGCCGTGGCGACCAATGCGCCCGCGGATGTCCACGACATCGCCCAGAACTTGTTCCAAGGTCGACGGGCCTCTGTGGCCCCGGAACTACGGTCTACACCAAATGCTTCGTCGAGGTCTCCGGGGCGTACTTGATGGTGAAGAGCAGACCGATCAAGAGCACGAGGGCCAGGGCAAACATCGACCACGAGATGCCCCAAGCCGTCAACATGATGGGCAGAATGAAAGTTCCCGCCGCGGAAGCGATTCGGCTCAGAGCATTGAGCAGTCCTACACCGGTCGCGCGCAACCTGGTGGGGAACAACTCGGCCGGATACACCTGCGTCAGGTTCGACGCCGCAGACATCACGAAGGTGTAGACGACGAACGGGATCATGAGCACGGCGACGGAGCCGTCGGCCAGCAGACCCAGAAGCACGAGCGAAACCGTGAGGATCAGGAATGAGATGATCGTTGCACCTCGCCGCGAGAATTTCTGGACGAACCACAACCCGGCGATCCCGCCCAAGAGGAGGAAAATGTTCAAGACCACTTCCTGCACGTGCCCGTCGGATACCTCGAGGTTCTCGAAGATCGTCGGCATGAACGTGTAAATGGCGAAGTAAGGAAGGACGAGCGCGCTGTAGAACACAATGCCGAACCAGGTGTACTTCGCTTGACCCGGGGCAAAGAGTTCGCGAAAACCATGGCTCTCCTCGGGACTGGCGTTTGCGGCCAAATCCGTCGCCGAGATATCTGCCTTGAGATATTTGCCGACGATCTTTTGCGCCTCCTCGATACGACCCTTGCTGATGAGCCACCCTGGAGATTCGGGCGCACCGATTCGGACCACCAGGACGACGAGGGCGGGGATGGCACCGCTGGCAAGCAGTACTCGCCATGATTCTTCCCCCGTGAGGAAGAGACTTCCCAAGACGTTGGCGGCGACGTATCCGACGGTCCACATGACGGTCAGGGAAGACAACATCATGCCGCGAGACTTCCTCGGAGAAAATTCCGAGAGCAGCGTTGGTCCGACGGCGTAGTCCGCGCCGAGCCCGAAGCCAATGATGAGGCGCAGAATGAAAAGGCTGAGAAACCCGTCGGCCCAGAACTGCAGGACCGAGGCTACCGTTATGATCACGAAATTGAGGACGAAGACGCGCTGACGCCCGATGAGATCGCCGACGCGGCCGAGGACCAGACTGCCGAAGAACAAACCGATGAGCGCGGAGCTGGCCAGCAGTCCGGATTCGAGACCGCTGAGGGACCAGCCCGCTGTCAGGGCGGGCAAGAGGGCCCCGATCATCCCCAGGATGTACCCATCCGTGAAATTGGCACCGAAGGTCATGACGGTTACTCGGAGATGAAATCTGTTGAAGGGGATCTCGTCTATGGCCTGCGTCGTGGGTGCGTCCGATATCTTTACCATTCGAATTCCTGATCGCTCGTCCGGGCCCGCTACAATTCAGCGGGAAGCTATGTGATGCTGGCCAGTTCTATTGCGACGAGGTTCGCAATTTCCTGGAAACTTCGGAGGCCGCATGCTGCAGAAGTGCCCCGCAGCTTCTGGTCTTCTGTTTGGTCGATCTGTAGGTGGGGACCAGGATGCTCATGGCCGCAATGGGTCTGTCTCCTCCGTAGACGGGTGACGAGATGGCCGTGACGTCTTCCTCGACGATGTTCTCCGAAACCAAGTAACCCTCCTCCGGGGTTTTTCCCTGGAGGACGCTTCCGGCGGCGGATCCTTGCACGGGGATCGTGTGGCCGACCCAGCTGACATGCCGCACCGAATGGTTTCCCTCGACGATGCTGATGTACAGGACCGTGTCACCGTGTGCCTCGACGCTCAGGTAGACGGATTCGCCCGTCTCGGCCGCCAAATCCTGCATAGGCTGTCTGGAGAGCTCTGCCAGGGAATCGTCGCTGAAGGCTTGGGCACCGACTTGGATGAGACGAACCCCTGGTCGATAAATCCCGGCATCATCCCGCGTGAGCCATTTGCTCGCCTCAACGGTCCGAAGCAGCCGCAGGGTGGTGCTCACCGGCAGTTCCGCTTCGCGCGCAGCCTCGGCCAGCGTCATCGCGCCCTTGTCGCAGACGATCCCCAGCAGATCGAGGGCTCTCTCAACGGTTCGGGTCGAAGTCTCGGCCATGGGATCCTCTCGGTCTCTTGGGTGATCCGGGTAACAATTTTATCCAGTGAAACATTAAAACCGTCTAGTGAAAACCTTAAATTTGAGGCAGACTGTGCTGCATGCGCGAAAATGAGCAGTCCGATCTCCAGCAATTTCGAGGCGAAGACCATCAGGAATCCGACCATTTCGGTCATACGGATCCACCCGTCCAGGTGGACGGAACCGGACTGAGAATTGCCGATTTCGACAGGATTGCCAATGGTGCCGGGGTTCGTCTCGCACCGGATTCCCTTGACCGGCTCCGTCGGCAGCACCGACAAGCCCGTGAGATCAGTGAGCGGCAACCCGTATACGGCCAGTCCACGGGTGTGGGTGCAAATCGGTTCGTCGAGATAGACGAGCATGACGGCGAGCACGGCCTGCGACTGCTCCGGAGTCACGCCGCCGACGCCGGTTCCGACGTTCCCGCGGAAACGGTCCGAGTTATGTTGGCGATTCGCTTGTCTCAGCTCGCGGCGTCCGGAAGCGGGATCAGTCCGGACGTTGCCCAAGGCCTGGAACAAATGCTCCGGGACGATGCTTTGCCCATTATCAGGACCATAGGAGGCATCGGGACAGCCGACTTGGCGGCATTGGCCTCCACTGCACTGGCTTTGAATGGGGAACGCTCAACCACAAGGCCATTGTCCGTAACCGTGTCCTTCGGTCGAGACAGCGCTTTGCCGTTCATGAGCAGCAGCGCGCTGACATTGGCTCGGACGGCACGCTGCTTGGCGCGGCTGCGGGAGCTCGAGCGTTCCTCGCGCGTTGTCGCTGCTCTTTCGGCCACGGCTGTCCGGGCCAACCGGCAAGCTTTCTCGCGCCAAGCAGGCCGCGCCGCCGTGCTTCCCGCGGTGGCCCGGGTCGCGGAAGAAATGCGTGGTCTCCTCGAGGAAGAATCGGAGCCGGCCCGAATCCAGGATCCATTCGGCCTGCGCGCCTACATACAGTCGCAGGGTGCCGTGGTGGAAGCCATGGACCGACTGCTGAACCTCGTCGAAGTCTTGACCTCGACGGCCCAGGAGAATCCGCTCTTCGATTTCGAATCACTAAGCGCAGTGCACCACGGTGGATTCCACCAGGTTTCATTGGGCCTCGCCACCGACGGGTTGAACCTCGCCTTAGCCCAAAGCGCGCCCCTGGTCATGTCCCGCATCACCATGCTCCATGACCCGATGTACACGGGTGCGCCTTCATTCTTGGCCGACGGAACGGATGGCTCCTCCGGCCACATGATGCTCGAGTACATCGCAGCCAGTGCCATGGCGCAGTTGAGAAATACCGCCCAACCAGCATCGATAAACACCGTCGTGCTCTCGCAGGGTGCCGAGGAAGACGCCAGTTTCGCAACTCAAGCGGTCGATCAGCTCGAGCGGGCCGCGGACAGCTACCAGATGATGCTCTCCATCGAACTGCTGTCCGCGCACAGAGCCCTCGATGTGCTCGACAGAACGACATCTTCCCCGCTCAACCGCGCGATACTGCACATGCGGGAGGTGATCCCCGTCGTCACCGCAGACCACGACCTGCGCCCGGACATCGACTCGGCCAGCCGAGCACTCCCGGGTCTGGCTCACGGGATTCTTCCGGAGGCCTGAAGGCCTCTTATTCCGTCCGTCGCCCTGCCTCAATTCGGCTTTCGTCACGGCCCGCGTGCGTTGTGGATCATCCGGCAGATAGCACACCAAGGGCTGCTCGTCGTCAGAAGAACAGAGACAACAAATAGGCGAAGATCAACCCGAAGACGGAAACCAGGGTTTGGACCATCATGTGGGTTTTGGTGGCCTGCCCAAGCGTCATGCCGAAGCTTTCTTTTACAAACCAGAACCCTGAGTGGTTGACCCAGTTGAGGCCGATGGTTCCAGAACCGATGGCTATGACTATGAGCGCGGTATATGGATCCGAATATCCTTCGACAAGCGGTGCCAGCACTCCGGTGGCGGCGACGATACCCGCAGTGGCTGAACCGGTACAGAAGGACAGAAGTAGGCCGATGAACCAACCCAGGAAAATCAGGTTCAGCTCTAGGGACGAGGTGATATCAACAATGGCGTCACCGATGCCTGAGTCCTGCAAGGCCTGGTTGAACGCACCCCCGCCTGCGACGATCATGACGACGCTAGCCACAGACCCCATACTGCTGGTCAAGGATTTACGGATCTGCTTGCCGGAAATCTTCGCCTGGTAAGCGACAACCACGGATGCGAAGAGGACACCGACCAGCATGGAGACCGCAGGATTACCAAAAGCTTCCGTGATGGTGTCCAGACGAGAGTCGGGGGCAAAGAGCAAGACCACGGAGTTGACGAGCATCAAGATGACCGGAACCAAGATACACACGACCGCCAGTCCGCTAGGCATGCTTTTGACCGGCGATACCTCGACGACCGCCGTGGCCACCTCTTCCGAGGGTTGTGCTGCCACCGACCCTGTTGACTTCTTGGACGATTCAGCGGCAAACGCTTCTTCGAGGTCCGTGCCGGTGAATTGCTTGACGAGGTGCTCTGGCGGCTCAAGTTTTATATGGGGTGCGACGAGTTTGGCGTAGACCGGCCCCGACAGTATGACGGTCGGTACCGCACATACCAGCCCGAGCAGGATGGTCGTGCCGATGTTGGCTCCGAGCCCGTCGACGGCGATGACCGGACCTGGATGGGGCGGGACCATTCCGTGCAAACAGCACAGCGCGGCGATGGCCGGCATCAAGATTCTGAGGTACCACATCTTTGGGCGACCGGACTGGACCTCAAGGCGCAAGGCCACTGAGTAGATCACCGGCATCAGGACGACCAGCCCGACTTCGAAAAACATCGGAATGCCGACCACAAAAGCGGCCAGAGTAGTGATCCATGGCGCAGCCCTCGGGGAGCTGTGGGAAAGAATGGTGTCCGCGATCTGGGCTACAGCCCCGGAGTCTGCCAACAGCCGGCCCAACATCGCTCCGAGGAAGATCACGATTCCGGTTTCGCCCAAGATGCTTCCGGCACCGTCTGTCAATGTTTTCGGGATCTCACTCAGCGGTTCACCGGCAGCCAGCGCCGTCAGGAACGCGACGACGACTAGTGCCAGGAATGGATGCAGCTTGGTGCGCCAGTTGATCAGAAAGATCAACACAACGATGGCACAGAGCAGGACCGCGACAAGGTATGCGGGTGTATCAGTGATCATGAACACACCGTACAGTCGAGTCCACTTGTTGGCTAGAGAATACTACCGAATCCTTACATACAATTATTAGTACTGCTGTATTCTCTTGGTTCGCTTAGTATACGCTTGTACTTCAATAGATACAGGCTCGTCATGAAGGGTGGTAGACAGTGTCCGGGACGGAACAAAAGTACGAGGCAGACGTGATCGTCGTCGGTGGAGGCAACGCGGGTTTCACGGCAGCCCATGCGGCGGCCAAGAACGGCCGCCGAGTACTTCTCTTGGAGAAGGGCCCCAGCGACGATTCTGGTGGCAATAGCTTCTACACGGCCGGCGCAACCCGGATTACGCATCAGGGGCTCGAAGATCTCAAGGATTTCATTGAACCCGACGCACGTCACGCAATGACCACGGTCCCGCCGTACACTTCTGAGGACTATGCCGCCGATCTTGATCGGGTCACGGAAGGTCGCAATGACAAAGAACTGACCAAAGTGCTCCTCGACGAAGTCACCGAAACCCTACGATGGTTGCATTCGCTGGGACTGAAGTACCGGCTGATGTACGAACGCCAGTCGTATCAGAACCCGGACGGAACGTATCTCTTCTGGGGCGGGTTGCACGTCGGAAACGTCGGCGGCGGTCAGGGTCTGATGGCCGACCACACACGTGTTGCGGGCGAACTGGGTATCGAGATCCAGTACGGAGTCCGCGGGAAGGAACTGCTCACCGAAGACGGCAGTGTAATAGGCGTGATGGCAGAGGTCGCAGGGAAGGAGATCAACTACTCGGCCGAATCCGTCATACTGACAGCCGGCGGTTTCGAAGCTGACCCAGAAATGCGCTCCCAGTACCTGGGCCAACGGTGGGGTCACGCTAAAGTGCGTGGAACGCCCTATAACACTGGAGACATGCTCAACGCGGCCCTGGCCGTTGGGGCCGCACGTGGCGGCGACTGGTCTAGCTGTCACTCGGTACAGTGGGACGCCTTTACTCCCCACAATGAGAGCAATCGGGAGCTGACCAACAGGCTTACCCGCCAGTCCTATCCTCTGGGCATACTGGTCAACAAAAACGGCGACCGCTTTCTCGATGAGGGCGCTGACTTCCGCAATTACACCTACGCCAAGTACGGCAAGCGCATCCTCGAGCAGCCGGATGCCTTGGCTTTTCAGATTTTCGATGCCAAGACCCGTCCGATGCTGCGTGAAGAAGAATACGAGATGCCTGAGATTTCGGAGGTGACTGCCGAGACGGTGGGCGAATTGGCTGAAAAGCTCGGTATCGATCCCACCCAGCTCCAAAAAACCGTCTCTGATTTCAACTCCCGCATTAACGTCGACGCCGATTTCGACCCCAATGTTAAGGACGGCCGCAGAGCTGACGTGGAGCCGCCCAAAAGCAACTGGGCGGAGGAGATCGACACTGCGCCGTTCTATGCCTATCCGGTCACTTGCGGTATCACCTTCACCTTTGGAGGTTTGAAAACCGACACCCATGGCAGAGTTCTCGACCAGCGCGGGCAACACATCAAGGGACTCTACGCAGCAGGAGAGATGCTCGGCGGGCTCTTCGCCAACAACTATCCTGGGGGTTCTGGCTTGGCGGCCGGTTGCGTCTTCGGCCGCAGGGCCGGACAGATCGCGTAGCGAGACCAAACGACTCCCCTGTATCCTCAGTCCAGACGACGACCGTGCTGCGGTCGGTCGGATCGTTATGGACTTGGGTTTCCGGAGACATCGAACAGACGAGGGAAGAAATGGCACGAGGGGCGGCGAACGGCTTCGATCGCAACGCTATTTTCGAGCAACTGCGTCAAGAGATCATCGAAGGAACCTTGGAACAAGGCTCGCCCTTGAAGGAATCTCCACTCGCAACCCGGTTCGATGTCTCCCGCACCCCGGTCCGAGACGCATTGATGCGGCTGGAACAGACCGGTTTGGCGGTACGGGGGAATCGTGGGCTTGCGGTGAAAAGTATCGATCCGCAGTCGGTCGTACAGGTCTATCGGCTTCGTATTCTGCTCGAAGAAGAGGCCGCCGGACAGGCAGCAGAGAACCGAACGTTCAATGACGTGATCAGCTTGCAGGCCCTCATGTCTCGAGACAAGGAAGTGGATCAGGAAGACGAGCAGGCTCTGGTCCGTGCCAATCTGGATTTCCACGAAGCCGTCTGGCAAGCGACGCAAAACAACCTACTGATCTCATTGCTCAACGAAGTCACAGGCCAGGTAGTACACGCTCCAAAATCTACGCTTTCGGTCGGAAATCGCTGGAGCGAAGCGCTGGAAGAGCACGAAGCGCTGGTGAAGTCCATCGAAGACCGAGACATTGCCTCGGCACGCCGGATAGCCCGCCAGCACTTCGAACAAGCCCTGCACATTCGGATGAGCCTGCTCAGAGAATCCGTACGTCAACGCATCGACGGTTAAAAGGATTCGGCGGCGTCGGTCGTGCGGCCGCTGGGGCGCTGGCACAAGCGGGAGCATGTGTGGTCCTCGCCGTCCGCTAGATACGCCGCGTCCAGTTGCGTCGGCACTCATCGTCGATGACGGCGTGGTCCGTCAGGCCGCTTGCTCGAATTCTGCCTTCATTGTCGTCAACGTGCGTTGGATGTTTTTCCGTTGGAAATCCGAGAACGGCTTGCCGCCGGTGACGGCTCGGTCGAACACACCGGCCAACCAGTCGGGCCACTTCGTTCGCTGATCAGTCCAGGTTTCGGTGACACGCGTGCCGCCGTCGACTTCTTCGAAATCGTAAGCCCACCGGGCGATCCCGCCGCGCAGAATGGGCGAACGAGGCCCAATCTTGCGCACTTCGAAGGCAAAGCTCTTCCCCGGTACGGATTCGGTCACGACGCACTGGGTGATCCAGCGGGCCCTGCCGCGATGGTTGGTGCCGTTGAAAACCTCACTATCGTGCAATGGCCGGCCACCCTCCGGTCCCACGGCCCCAGTATTCTCCGGGCTCCATCGGGGCATCTGCGTTGGATCAGCGACCTGGTTCCAGATCGTCTCAGCTTCTGCTTGGATCACCACGCTGTCGCTTACCTGCATTGTGCGGTTCATTCGGGTCCTCTCCTCAATTGACTCCACACTAGGCCGCCTTCCTCGGAGGTGTATACCTCGCCTCCCGGATAGCGTGCTGGAGAAAGCAGAGGCACCGGGGGTCGGACGGCCAACCGAGCCCTCGTACGCGGCTCTCTGCCTCTCAGCGAGCCCCACCTGCAGGGTCACGGCTGCTCGATGGCATGGACTTTTCGGGGCGCGGTGCTCATACTGACCGCATGGCTATTGATCCAGACTTTGCGCCCGATTTACTGCCCGATGAGGTAGCTCTGCTGGTTATCGGCAGTGGGCCGGCAGGGATGACCGCGGCGCGGAGCTATACCGAGGGCGGCGGACCCGGAACGGTTCTGATCGTCACCGCCGACACGGACCCGCCCTACGAGCGACCCCCACTGAGCAAAGAGATGTTGGCCGGCGAACAGGCAGTCCACCCGCAGCCCATCGATGAGGATCCGTTGCCTGATCAGGTTATGTTGCGGTTGAAGTCCGAGGTCACCGGCGTGGACCGCGAAAGACGCACGGTGCACTACGACACCGTGGACGGGCGGCGCAGCGTTCGGTACTCACGGCTAGTGATAGCGGTCGGTTCCCGGCCAAAGGCGCTGCCCGGCGCCGACGACGACGCCCAGGTCTATCTGCTGCGCTCGTTGCAACAGGCCCGGGAAT
This region includes:
- a CDS encoding MFS transporter, with translation MVKISDAPTTQAIDEIPFNRFHLRVTVMTFGANFTDGYILGMIGALLPALTAGWSLSGLESGLLASSALIGLFFGSLVLGRVGDLIGRQRVFVLNFVIITVASVLQFWADGFLSLFILRLIIGFGLGADYAVGPTLLSEFSPRKSRGMMLSSLTVMWTVGYVAANVLGSLFLTGEESWRVLLASGAIPALVVLVVRIGAPESPGWLISKGRIEEAQKIVGKYLKADISATDLAANASPEESHGFRELFAPGQAKYTWFGIVFYSALVLPYFAIYTFMPTIFENLEVSDGHVQEVVLNIFLLLGGIAGLWFVQKFSRRGATIISFLILTVSLVLLGLLADGSVAVLMIPFVVYTFVMSAASNLTQVYPAELFPTRLRATGVGLLNALSRIASAAGTFILPIMLTAWGISWSMFALALVLLIGLLFTIKYAPETSTKHLV
- a CDS encoding aromatic amino acid lyase — its product is MRENEQSDLQQFRGEDHQESDHFGHTDPPVQVDGTGLRIADFDRIANGAGVRLAPDSLDRLRRQHRQAREISERQPVYGQSTGVGANRFVEIDEHDGEHGLRLLRSHAADAGSDVPAETVRVMLAIRLSQLAASGSGISPDVAQGLEQMLRDDALPIIRTIGGIGTADLAALASTALALNGERSTTRPLSVTVSFGRDSALPFMSSSALTLARTARCLARLRELERSSRVVAALSATAVRANRQAFSRQAGRAAVLPAVARVAEEMRGLLEEESEPARIQDPFGLRAYIQSQGAVVEAMDRLLNLVEVLTSTAQENPLFDFESLSAVHHGGFHQVSLGLATDGLNLALAQSAPLVMSRITMLHDPMYTGAPSFLADGTDGSSGHMMLEYIAASAMAQLRNTAQPASINTVVLSQGAEEDASFATQAVDQLERAADSYQMMLSIELLSAHRALDVLDRTTSSPLNRAILHMREVIPVVTADHDLRPDIDSASRALPGLAHGILPEA
- a CDS encoding GntP family permease — its product is MITDTPAYLVAVLLCAIVVLIFLINWRTKLHPFLALVVVAFLTALAAGEPLSEIPKTLTDGAGSILGETGIVIFLGAMLGRLLADSGAVAQIADTILSHSSPRAAPWITTLAAFVVGIPMFFEVGLVVLMPVIYSVALRLEVQSGRPKMWYLRILMPAIAALCCLHGMVPPHPGPVIAVDGLGANIGTTILLGLVCAVPTVILSGPVYAKLVAPHIKLEPPEHLVKQFTGTDLEEAFAAESSKKSTGSVAAQPSEEVATAVVEVSPVKSMPSGLAVVCILVPVILMLVNSVVLLFAPDSRLDTITEAFGNPAVSMLVGVLFASVVVAYQAKISGKQIRKSLTSSMGSVASVVMIVAGGGAFNQALQDSGIGDAIVDITSSLELNLIFLGWFIGLLLSFCTGSATAGIVAATGVLAPLVEGYSDPYTALIVIAIGSGTIGLNWVNHSGFWFVKESFGMTLGQATKTHMMVQTLVSVFGLIFAYLLSLFF
- a CDS encoding IclR family transcriptional regulator; the encoded protein is MAETSTRTVERALDLLGIVCDKGAMTLAEAAREAELPVSTTLRLLRTVEASKWLTRDDAGIYRPGVRLIQVGAQAFSDDSLAELSRQPMQDLAAETGESVYLSVEAHGDTVLYISIVEGNHSVRHVSWVGHTIPVQGSAAGSVLQGKTPEEGYLVSENIVEEDVTAISSPVYGGDRPIAAMSILVPTYRSTKQKTRSCGALLQHAASEVSRKLRTSSQ
- a CDS encoding ATP-binding cassette domain-containing protein, translating into MISLRQVTKTFGTFRALDRVSLEVPAGTIQGLLGPNGAGKTTIVRILTTLLVPSSGDAYIDGKDVNRQAQAVRARLGVSGQYAAIDEKLTGFENLQLVGELYGMARRQARSRAKELLEQFRLDDVPTGQLAGSYSGGMKRRLDLAGAIVARPRVVILDEPTTGLDPRGRRDTWQAISALALSGATVLLTTQYLEEADVLADSIAVIDSGRIVDQGTSETLKAKAGGPRIDVRFSPQQAFGPVRQAFAECGLEGSFDEKALSATAPAPLGTESLRSVLRMLGNRWVDVTEAGLRQPTLDEVFLQITGKPTDAQSPADTLGEDPIRNEVLS
- a CDS encoding 4'-phosphopantetheinyl transferase superfamily protein; translated protein: MITILRFDCEKLARGSYPWGGLSPDELEEAASAEDREYAGRRRDPLDRFRTLSSRASLRLLAAHLRGQSSREAPILPIDRSCHRCGGPHGQPSVAGLSLSTSSSASSVLVGADASEAPLGVDVEAVPHDLFAGFDDHVLHPTESMACVRAGRSTADSQSARLRSRLAVWVAKEAVLKAAGIGLEHPMNRVLLEPSDRTTLWRDNQLTGELMWQLVTEAQSPNVRGLFVCLLPSAGGPVSAVATNAPADVHDIAQNLFQGRRASVAPELRSTPNASSRSPGRT
- a CDS encoding MbtH family protein, with product MTNPFDREDSSFRVLVNDLQQHSLWPEYAEVPHGWVVVFGPAPRADCLSYVEKNWKDITPQPTSPLGES
- a CDS encoding ABC transporter permease, translating into MSALAAIRDGKTIARRNLTTLRRTPGALVTGFAQPIIFVLILAFVFGGALGGKDYREFLIGGILAQTLTFNSSFTAVYLAKDLHQGMVDRFRVLPMSRIGVILGRVWADLMTSMVSIMIILICGTAIGWRINGDPLHIALTLFLLVLYTFAISWVGAVIAMTARSVEVAQSLGLLWLFPVCFISGAFVSADMLPASLQGFAQWNPVTAVATAARHGFGNVPPENFQVATGWPAQNSMLYAFVCCAVIIAVFAPIASAQYRSISRR